In a single window of the Heliangelus exortis chromosome 1, bHelExo1.hap1, whole genome shotgun sequence genome:
- the NOL12 gene encoding nucleolar protein 12, with amino-acid sequence MGRKKKKKGLGGREGRLVVTFDEEKRREYLTGFHKRKVERRKVALEEIKRKLKEEQRKMKEERHQEYLKMLSEREEALDEADELEHLVTSRTESVNIDHPNHIVTVTTISDLDLSGARQLGLTTPGGNNDGSEEEKAEEVVNKPARAMPKKSRNPFLSEKISSLTATLHMHSKKRTKGKRPQRGQGPRKKIHKSSTGRTTKTQRRRLTGKMGRDQD; translated from the exons ATGGGCcgcaaaaaaaagaagaagggtcTGGGGGGCCGTGAGGGGCGGCTGGTGGTGACTTTCGACGAGGAGAAGCGGAG GGAGTACCTGACCGGCTTCCACAAGCGGAAGGTGGAGCGGAGGAAGGTGGCGTTAGAGGAGATCAAGCGGAAGCtgaaggaggagcagaggaagatgaaggAGGAG CGGCACCAGGAGTACCTGAAGATGCTGAGCGAGAGGGAAGAGGCGCTCG ATGAGGCTGATGAACTGGAGCACTTGGTGACATCACGGACAGAGTCTGTGAACATCGACCACCCAAACCACATTGTAACAGTGACCACCATCAGTGACTTGGACCTCTCAGGAGCACGCCAGCTGGGTCTGACCACTCCTGGG GGAAATAATGATGGatcagaagaagagaaagcgGAAGAGGTGGTGAACAAGCCTGCAAGAGCAATGCCCAAGAAGTCCAGAAACCCTTTCCTGTCTGAAAA GATATCTTCTCTTACTGCCACGCTGCACATGCACAGCAAGAAAAGGACGAAAGGAAAGCGACCACAACGTGGGCAGGGCCCACGCAAGAAAATCCATAAATCCAGCACGGGCCGAACCACTAAGACTCAGCGACGGAGGCTCACAGGCAAAATGGGCCGTGACCAAGATTAA